The following are from one region of the Paracoccus sp. S3-43 genome:
- the kdpA gene encoding potassium-transporting ATPase subunit KdpA — translation MTINGWIQILVFLGIVIALVKPLGGYITRVMNGERTLLSPVLGPVERGLYGMAGTSEKEEQHWTTYLGAMLLFNLAGFALLYLMQRIQGGLPFNPAGMGAVSADSSFNTAVSFMTNTNWQGYGGETTMSYLTQMAGITVQNFVSAAVGVAGAMAIIRGFSRASAKTVGNFWVDLTRATLYILLPICIVGSLVLVWQGVPQNLNPYTVATTVEGAQQTIAQGPVASQMIIKHLGTNGGGFFNANSAHPFENPTALTNLIHILAIYSISFAMLNVFGRMIGNPKQGWALLGAVLTIVVAGIGVIYWAESAGNPILHALGLEGGNMEGKETRFGIALSSLFAVVTTSASTGAVNTMHDSLMPLGGLVPLFNMQIPPLGGIGAGVYGTLIFAILAVFIAGLMVGRTPEYIGKKIEAKEVKMSILAMLGPSLAILGLTAIAVVLPVGLSSIQDAGPHGLSEVLYAFTSGANNNGSAFAGLSANTPFYNITIGLAMLMGRFLLIVPVLAIAGSLAAKKSVPASTGTLPTTGPLFIGLVVGVTLIVGGLTFFPVLALGPIVEHFAMLAGQTF, via the coding sequence ATGACAATAAATGGATGGATACAGATCCTGGTGTTTCTCGGGATCGTCATCGCGCTGGTGAAGCCGCTCGGCGGCTACATCACGCGCGTCATGAACGGAGAACGGACCCTTCTTTCGCCGGTTCTCGGGCCGGTGGAGCGCGGCCTGTACGGCATGGCCGGGACCAGCGAGAAGGAGGAGCAGCACTGGACGACCTATCTCGGCGCCATGCTGCTGTTCAATCTGGCCGGCTTCGCGCTGCTCTATCTCATGCAGCGCATCCAGGGCGGGTTGCCGTTCAACCCCGCCGGAATGGGGGCGGTGAGCGCGGATTCGTCGTTCAACACGGCGGTCAGCTTCATGACCAACACCAACTGGCAGGGCTATGGCGGCGAGACCACCATGAGCTACCTGACACAGATGGCCGGCATCACGGTGCAGAACTTCGTTTCGGCCGCGGTCGGCGTGGCGGGTGCGATGGCGATCATTCGCGGCTTTTCGCGCGCTTCGGCTAAGACCGTCGGCAACTTCTGGGTCGATCTGACACGGGCGACGCTCTACATCCTGTTGCCGATCTGCATCGTCGGCAGCCTCGTGCTGGTGTGGCAGGGCGTTCCGCAGAACCTGAACCCCTACACCGTCGCCACGACCGTCGAAGGCGCGCAGCAGACGATCGCGCAGGGCCCTGTCGCTTCGCAGATGATCATCAAGCATCTGGGCACGAATGGCGGCGGCTTCTTCAACGCCAACTCCGCCCATCCGTTCGAGAACCCGACGGCGCTGACCAATCTGATCCACATTCTGGCGATCTACTCGATTTCCTTCGCGATGCTGAACGTGTTCGGCCGGATGATCGGCAACCCGAAACAGGGCTGGGCGCTGCTGGGCGCGGTCCTCACCATCGTCGTGGCCGGCATCGGCGTCATCTACTGGGCGGAATCCGCCGGCAACCCCATCCTGCATGCGCTCGGCCTCGAGGGCGGCAACATGGAAGGCAAGGAGACGCGCTTCGGTATCGCGCTGTCCTCGCTCTTCGCCGTGGTAACGACCTCGGCCTCGACGGGTGCGGTGAACACGATGCATGACAGCCTGATGCCGCTGGGCGGCCTGGTGCCTCTGTTCAACATGCAGATCCCGCCGCTCGGTGGTATCGGCGCCGGTGTGTACGGCACCTTGATCTTCGCGATCCTGGCCGTCTTCATCGCCGGCCTGATGGTCGGTCGGACGCCGGAATACATCGGCAAGAAGATCGAGGCCAAGGAAGTGAAGATGAGCATCCTCGCGATGCTTGGGCCGTCGCTTGCCATTCTGGGCCTGACCGCGATCGCCGTCGTTCTTCCGGTCGGCCTGTCCAGCATTCAGGACGCCGGCCCGCATGGACTGAGCGAGGTGCTCTACGCCTTCACGTCCGGCGCCAACAACAACGGCAGCGCCTTTGCCGGGCTGAGCGCGAACACGCCCTTCTACAACATCACCATCGGTCTCGCGATGCTGATGGGGCGCTTCCTGCTCATCGTGCCGGTGCTGGCGATCGCGGGGTCGCTCGCGGCCAAGAAGAGCGTGCCGGCATCGACGGGCACGCTGCCCACGACGGGTCCGCTGTTCA
- the kdpF gene encoding K(+)-transporting ATPase subunit F produces MILEYFLGAAVAVFITGYLLYALARPERF; encoded by the coding sequence ATGATCTTGGAATATTTCCTTGGGGCGGCAGTCGCGGTGTTTATCACCGGCTATCTGCTCTATGCTCTCGCTCGTCCCGAGCGGTTCTGA
- a CDS encoding IS5 family transposase (programmed frameshift), which yields METSLARDLMSDEEWAFHERFILAVRAPNGRKPMNHRLVLDGIFWIARTGSPWRDLPEEFGKWSSVYRQFRRWTLAGLWEGILEALNESGVVPAALQMIDSTVVRAHHQAAGAKRGTPRQGFGRSRGGFTTKIHLRVNGAGLPMRSDITPGQTSDYLGFDLIMDDNLPEPSVLLADRGYDSDRVRETMEARNVVPVIPMRKSRKLRVAVDRTLYRLRNLVERCFNKLKNARRVATRYDKTAESFLGFIDITSIRIWLRHLST from the exons ATGGAGACCAGCTTGGCACGAGACCTGATGTCTGACGAGGAATGGGCGTTTCACGAACGCTTCATTCTGGCCGTCCGCGCACCGAACGGGCGCAAACCCATGAACCATCGTCTTGTTCTGGATGGGATTTTCTGGATAGCCCGCACAGGTTCGCCGTGGCGTGACCTGCCGGAAGAGTTCGGCAAGTGGTCGTCGGTCTACCGCCAGTTCCGGCGCTGGACCCTGGCCGGGCTGTGGGAAGGGATACTGGAGGCCCTGAACGAGAGCGGGGTGGTTCCAGCGGCCTTGCAGATGATCGACAGCACCGTGGTCCGCGCCCATCATCAGGCAGCGGGCGCTA AAAGGGGGACTCCGCGACAGGGTTTTGGCCGTTCGCGAGGTGGCTTCACGACAAAGATCCACCTCCGCGTCAATGGCGCAGGCCTGCCCATGAGGTCGGACATCACGCCGGGCCAGACATCGGACTATCTGGGCTTTGACCTCATCATGGACGACAACCTGCCAGAGCCCTCCGTCCTGCTGGCGGATCGCGGCTATGACTCTGACAGGGTTCGAGAAACCATGGAGGCGCGCAACGTCGTGCCGGTGATCCCGATGCGAAAGTCCCGCAAGCTGCGCGTGGCCGTGGACCGAACCCTTTACCGGCTGCGCAACCTCGTCGAGCGCTGCTTCAACAAGCTCAAGAATGCCCGCCGCGTCGCCACCCGCTACGACAAAACCGCAGAGAGCTTCCTGGGCTTCATCGACATCACCTCGATCCGCATCTGGCTCCGCCATTTGTCAACATGA
- the rocF gene encoding arginase: MTHCILLGAPIDEGQRRPGCLMGPAAYRVAGLAQTLAALNHQVEDRGDVVPAPPPAVACANPAVHHLPQMIAWTEALRDATVLALQDGLPIVMGGDHALALGTVAGAAIHARRQDRPLFVIWLDAHSDIHTVETTTSGNLHGTPIAYALGLPGFGPFPPFPHPVPGQNICMFGIRSVDPAEHAAMLAVDITVNDMRVLDEQGIVAPLRAFLDRVRAANGMLHVSLDVDFLDPSIAPAVGTTVPGGATFREAHLVMELLHESGLVTSLDLVELNPFLDDRGRTAKLMVDLVGSLMGRKVFDRPTRSF; this comes from the coding sequence ATGACCCATTGCATTCTGCTGGGCGCCCCCATCGACGAAGGCCAGCGCCGGCCCGGCTGCCTGATGGGGCCTGCCGCCTATCGCGTCGCCGGACTGGCGCAGACCCTGGCCGCGCTGAACCACCAGGTCGAGGATCGCGGCGACGTGGTTCCCGCCCCGCCGCCTGCCGTCGCCTGCGCCAATCCCGCCGTCCACCACCTGCCGCAGATGATCGCCTGGACCGAGGCGCTGCGCGACGCCACCGTTCTGGCCTTGCAGGACGGGCTGCCCATCGTCATGGGCGGCGATCACGCCCTGGCGCTTGGCACCGTGGCGGGGGCGGCGATCCATGCCCGGCGGCAGGACCGCCCGCTGTTCGTGATCTGGCTGGACGCCCACAGCGACATCCATACTGTCGAGACCACCACCTCGGGCAACCTGCACGGCACGCCCATCGCCTATGCGCTGGGACTGCCGGGGTTCGGTCCCTTTCCGCCCTTTCCCCATCCGGTGCCGGGCCAGAACATCTGCATGTTCGGCATCCGCAGCGTCGATCCGGCGGAACATGCCGCGATGCTGGCTGTCGACATCACCGTGAACGACATGCGGGTGCTGGACGAACAAGGGATCGTCGCGCCGTTGCGCGCCTTCCTGGACCGGGTCCGGGCGGCGAACGGAATGCTGCATGTCTCGCTGGACGTGGATTTCCTGGACCCCTCCATCGCCCCCGCCGTGGGCACCACCGTCCCCGGCGGCGCGACGTTCCGAGAGGCGCATCTGGTCATGGAACTGCTGCACGAATCCGGCCTGGTGACCTCGCTGGACCTGGTCGAGCTGAACCCGTTCCTGGACGACCGTGGCCGCACGGCAAAGCTGATGGTCGATCTGGTCGGCAGCCTGATGGGCCGCAAGGTGTTCGACCGCCCCACTCGCAGCTTCTAG
- the metG gene encoding methionine--tRNA ligase translates to MARHLITSALPYINGIKHLGNLVGSQLPADLYARYLRARGHEVMFICATDEHGTPAELAAAKTGEVVADYCARMHAEQSALAAGFGLSFDHYGRSSSDRNRVLTQHFAGRLADNGYIAEVSEKQIYSVDDGRFLPDRYIEGTCPNCGYDKARGDQCENCTKQLDPTDLINPHSAISGSTNLEVRETKHLYLRQSALKGQISDWIDSKTDWPILTTSIARKWLDDGEGLQDRGITRDLHWGVPVKRGDQPWPGMEGKVFYVWFDAPIEYIAATAEWADANGQPDCAWRRWWRRDEGAEDVTYTQFMGKDNVPFHTLSFPATLIGSGEPWRMVDYIKSFNYLTYDGGQFSTSQGRGVFMDQALEILPADYWRWWLLSHAPESGDSEFTWDNFQQSVNKDLADVLGNFVSRITKFCRSKFGETVPQGGEYGPEETALILALTARIRAYEGLMAATEVRKSAAELRAIWVLGNEYLQSAAPWSTHKTDPEKAAMQVRLGLNLIRLYAVLSAPFIPFAAEAMLAAMQTDDRSWPDDVAAALTALPPGHGFAVPDVLFAKITDEQRAEWEERFKGVRQ, encoded by the coding sequence ATGGCCCGCCATCTCATCACCTCTGCCCTGCCCTATATCAACGGCATCAAGCATCTGGGGAACCTCGTCGGATCCCAGCTTCCCGCCGATCTTTACGCGCGATACCTGCGCGCACGGGGGCACGAGGTCATGTTCATCTGCGCCACCGACGAACACGGCACCCCGGCCGAGCTTGCCGCCGCCAAGACCGGCGAGGTGGTCGCGGATTACTGCGCGCGGATGCACGCCGAACAATCGGCGCTGGCGGCGGGGTTTGGCCTGTCCTTCGACCATTACGGCCGCTCCTCCAGCGACCGCAACCGGGTGCTGACCCAGCATTTCGCGGGGCGTCTGGCCGATAACGGCTATATCGCCGAGGTGAGCGAGAAGCAGATCTATTCCGTCGATGACGGCCGCTTCCTGCCCGACCGCTATATCGAGGGCACCTGCCCCAATTGCGGCTATGACAAGGCGCGCGGCGACCAGTGCGAGAACTGCACCAAGCAGCTTGATCCGACCGACCTGATCAACCCGCACAGCGCGATTTCCGGCAGCACCAACCTGGAGGTGCGCGAGACCAAGCACCTGTATCTGCGCCAGTCGGCACTGAAGGGCCAGATCAGCGACTGGATCGACAGCAAGACCGACTGGCCGATCCTGACCACATCCATCGCGCGCAAATGGCTGGACGACGGCGAGGGCTTGCAGGACCGGGGCATCACCCGCGACCTGCATTGGGGCGTGCCGGTGAAGCGCGGCGACCAGCCCTGGCCGGGGATGGAGGGCAAGGTCTTCTATGTCTGGTTCGACGCGCCCATCGAATATATCGCCGCGACCGCGGAATGGGCGGATGCCAACGGCCAGCCCGACTGCGCCTGGCGCCGCTGGTGGCGCCGCGACGAAGGGGCCGAGGACGTGACCTATACCCAGTTCATGGGCAAGGACAACGTCCCCTTCCACACCCTGTCCTTCCCCGCCACGCTGATCGGCTCGGGCGAGCCGTGGCGGATGGTCGATTACATCAAGTCCTTCAACTATCTGACCTATGATGGCGGGCAGTTCAGCACCTCGCAGGGGCGGGGCGTGTTCATGGACCAGGCGCTGGAAATCCTGCCCGCCGATTACTGGCGGTGGTGGCTTCTGTCCCACGCCCCGGAATCCGGCGACAGCGAATTCACCTGGGACAATTTCCAGCAATCGGTGAACAAGGATCTGGCCGATGTGCTGGGCAATTTCGTCAGCCGGATCACCAAATTCTGCCGCTCGAAATTCGGCGAGACCGTTCCCCAGGGCGGCGAATACGGCCCCGAGGAAACCGCGCTGATCCTTGCCCTGACCGCGCGGATCCGCGCCTATGAAGGTCTGATGGCCGCGACCGAGGTCCGCAAGTCCGCCGCTGAACTGCGCGCCATCTGGGTGCTGGGCAACGAATACCTGCAATCGGCCGCGCCTTGGTCCACGCACAAGACCGACCCGGAAAAGGCCGCGATGCAGGTGCGCCTGGGCCTGAACCTGATCCGCCTTTACGCGGTGCTGTCGGCGCCCTTCATCCCCTTTGCCGCCGAGGCGATGCTGGCCGCGATGCAGACCGACGACCGCAGCTGGCCCGACGACGTGGCGGCCGCGCTGACCGCCCTGCCGCCGGGCCATGGCTTTGCCGTCCCGGACGTGCTGTTCGCCAAGATCACCGACGAACAGCGCGCCGAATGGGAAGAGCGCTTCAAGGGTGTGCGCCAGTAA
- the nudC gene encoding NAD(+) diphosphatase encodes MIDESEITFGGSYLDRADRLRGDAGAMARFLADPASRVLPFWQGKPLFDTGGGGPRLVWLAATDRMVAGQADGTLFLGLDDGGTAHFAVDLSGPAPPEGDPAAILDLAPTQGFADLRAVLGDLDHRDAAMAAPAKGIFEWRRSHGFCSNCGARNSVAHAGWRFDCPACRRPHFPRTDPVVIMLVLDSDDRVLLGRQAGWDDRMYSLLAGFVEPGETVEEAVRREVHEETAIRVGPVRYLTSQPWPFPASLMLGCVARAESRAIVLDPAELEDALWASRAEVAEALEGRHDRIRPARKGAIAQAILRAWLDGRVPAI; translated from the coding sequence ATGATCGACGAATCCGAGATCACCTTTGGCGGCAGCTACCTGGACCGGGCCGACCGGTTGCGCGGCGATGCCGGGGCCATGGCGCGGTTCCTGGCCGATCCCGCCAGCCGCGTGCTGCCGTTCTGGCAGGGAAAGCCTCTGTTCGATACCGGCGGCGGCGGTCCCCGGCTGGTCTGGCTGGCCGCGACCGACCGGATGGTGGCCGGACAGGCGGACGGGACGCTGTTTCTGGGGCTGGACGATGGCGGCACCGCGCATTTCGCCGTCGATCTGTCGGGGCCGGCCCCGCCCGAGGGCGATCCCGCCGCGATCCTGGACCTGGCCCCGACGCAAGGCTTCGCCGATCTGCGCGCCGTCCTGGGCGATCTGGATCATCGGGACGCCGCCATGGCCGCCCCTGCCAAGGGGATCTTCGAATGGCGCCGCAGCCACGGGTTCTGTTCGAATTGCGGCGCACGCAACAGCGTCGCCCATGCCGGCTGGCGGTTCGACTGCCCGGCCTGCCGGCGGCCGCATTTCCCGCGCACCGATCCGGTGGTCATCATGCTGGTGCTGGACAGCGACGACCGGGTGCTGCTGGGCCGCCAGGCGGGCTGGGACGACCGGATGTATTCCCTGCTGGCCGGTTTCGTCGAACCGGGCGAAACGGTCGAGGAGGCCGTGCGCCGCGAGGTTCACGAGGAAACGGCGATCCGGGTGGGACCGGTGCGCTATCTGACCTCGCAGCCCTGGCCGTTTCCGGCGTCGCTGATGCTCGGCTGCGTGGCGCGGGCGGAATCCCGCGCCATCGTCCTGGATCCTGCCGAACTGGAAGACGCCCTGTGGGCCAGCAGGGCCGAGGTCGCCGAAGCCCTGGAGGGGCGTCACGACCGCATCCGGCCCGCGCGCAAGGGCGCCATCGCCCAGGCGATCCTGCGCGCCTGGCTCGACGGCCGGGTGCCCGCGATCTAG
- a CDS encoding MliC family protein, giving the protein MMRLSCLALFLAAALAGPVRAQTTLSLPLEGATLENLTYFCDGGALVEVRYLNAGPNSLALLPLNGEQRIFVGVIAASGVRYVSGEYEWWTKGRNATLTNAMDDAKTRTCVETD; this is encoded by the coding sequence ATGATGCGTCTGTCCTGCCTTGCCCTGTTCCTGGCCGCCGCCCTGGCCGGTCCCGTCCGGGCGCAGACCACCCTGTCGTTGCCGCTGGAGGGCGCGACGCTGGAAAACCTGACCTATTTCTGCGATGGCGGCGCCTTGGTCGAGGTGCGCTATCTGAATGCCGGGCCGAACAGTCTTGCCTTGCTGCCCCTGAACGGCGAACAGCGGATCTTCGTCGGCGTCATCGCGGCCTCGGGCGTCCGCTATGTGTCGGGCGAATACGAATGGTGGACCAAGGGCCGCAACGCGACCCTGACCAACGCCATGGATGACGCCAAGACCCGGACCTGCGTGGAGACCGACTAG
- a CDS encoding GcrA family cell cycle regulator, translating into MSWTDERVETLKRMWSEGQSASAIAKELGGVTRNAVIGKVHRLGLSNRSEEAEPAPAPAAPEPVTEKKADRKPAPTAAQAPRPEPQPEPAAPVREEPAEEEPVSQPVFTPVPRRPIVPAGQPLPPQPSANEISPEALASVREVEKRARKLTLMELTERTCKWPIGDPATDKFWFCGLPSQPGKPYCEAHVSVAFQPMSSRRDRRR; encoded by the coding sequence ATGTCCTGGACGGATGAACGCGTCGAGACGCTGAAGCGGATGTGGTCCGAAGGCCAGTCGGCAAGCGCCATCGCCAAGGAACTGGGCGGCGTGACCCGCAACGCGGTGATCGGCAAGGTCCACCGCCTGGGCCTGTCGAACCGCAGCGAGGAAGCCGAACCGGCGCCCGCGCCCGCCGCCCCCGAACCCGTGACTGAGAAGAAGGCGGACCGCAAGCCCGCCCCCACCGCCGCCCAGGCCCCCCGCCCCGAGCCGCAGCCCGAGCCTGCCGCCCCCGTGCGCGAGGAGCCTGCCGAGGAAGAACCCGTGTCCCAGCCCGTCTTCACCCCCGTCCCGCGCCGCCCCATCGTGCCTGCGGGCCAGCCGCTGCCGCCGCAGCCCTCGGCCAACGAGATCAGCCCGGAAGCCCTGGCCTCGGTCCGCGAGGTGGAAAAGCGCGCCCGCAAGCTGACCCTGATGGAGCTGACCGAGCGCACCTGCAAATGGCCGATCGGCGATCCGGCGACCGACAAGTTCTGGTTCTGCGGCTTGCCCAGCCAGCCGGGTAAACCCTATTGCGAGGCCCATGTCAGCGTGGCGTTCCAGCCGATGAGCTCGCGCCGCGACCGGCGGCGTTGA
- a CDS encoding ABC transporter permease, whose product MIPTDRPAPDLPALGVRRFGRVNWLGLQTLATREVMRFMAVWQQTIFAPLMTAALFVLIFALAMGQGRGQVMGLPYLVFLGPGILMMTVIQNAFANTSSSITSAKVQGNIVDTLMPPLSAGELLAGYLAGSVARAGLVALVIGTGMVIVTGRGIVHPLWTLAFVLLAALLLGGLGILAGILAQKFDQMAAISNFIITPLSFLSGTFYSVQALPEPFRTLSHWNPVFYLIDGARYGVTGVSDAPVWRGALICAAAVAVVLGLAWRWLKTGYRMKA is encoded by the coding sequence ATGATTCCCACCGACCGACCCGCCCCCGACCTTCCGGCCCTGGGCGTGCGCCGTTTCGGCCGCGTGAACTGGCTGGGCCTGCAAACCCTGGCCACCCGAGAGGTGATGCGCTTCATGGCCGTCTGGCAGCAGACGATCTTCGCGCCGCTGATGACGGCGGCGCTGTTCGTGCTGATCTTCGCGCTGGCGATGGGGCAGGGGCGCGGGCAGGTGATGGGGCTGCCCTATCTTGTCTTTCTGGGGCCGGGGATCCTGATGATGACGGTGATCCAGAACGCCTTCGCCAACACCTCCAGCTCGATCACCTCGGCCAAGGTGCAGGGCAACATCGTCGACACGCTGATGCCGCCCCTGTCGGCGGGCGAGCTGCTGGCGGGCTATCTGGCCGGATCGGTCGCCCGCGCGGGGCTGGTGGCCCTGGTCATCGGCACCGGCATGGTGATCGTCACGGGCCGGGGAATCGTCCATCCCCTGTGGACGCTGGCCTTTGTGCTGCTGGCCGCGCTGCTGCTGGGCGGCCTGGGGATCCTGGCCGGGATCCTGGCTCAGAAGTTCGACCAGATGGCGGCGATCAGCAATTTCATCATCACGCCGCTGTCCTTCCTGTCGGGCACCTTCTATTCCGTCCAGGCCCTGCCGGAACCCTTCCGCACCCTGTCGCACTGGAACCCGGTCTTCTATCTGATCGACGGCGCGCGATACGGCGTCACGGGGGTCAGCGACGCGCCGGTCTGGCGCGGGGCGCTGATCTGCGCCGCGGCCGTGGCCGTCGTGCTGGGGCTGGCCTGGCGCTGGCTGAAAACCGGCTATCGGATGAAAGCGTGA